From the genome of Triticum aestivum cultivar Chinese Spring chromosome 3B, IWGSC CS RefSeq v2.1, whole genome shotgun sequence, one region includes:
- the LOC123072220 gene encoding conserved oligomeric Golgi complex subunit 4: MAVPSAAPTPRSPRPDSSAAADASADAAPSLDFGDPASLAALRGLTDAGAATRLLHECVAYQRALDARLDALLARRPDLDRAAASLLRSAPPLLSLAASDAAALRESSSSTAALAEALSSRVRHLDAAHSRAESALARAEAALDRSRALDAARRALAADDLAAAATAAHEFLAIDARFPTDDDLRRDLLDIKRRLEGLARRRLSAAVDAQDHPAVLRLVRLFPLLDLAPEGLQVYVAYLKKVVALRARADFEHLTDLISATQPTSERPDFVGCLTRLFKDIVLAVEENEAVLRELRGEDGVAYAIIELQEECDSRGTQILRRYADYRKLARLSSDINSYTKNLLSVMGSVANAAGGSEGPDPREVEIYLEEILALTQLGEDYTEFMVNKIRGLRDVKPELGPQAMKAFRNGSFNKMEKDLTGYYVILEEFFMVENIRKAIQIDEPVPDGLTTSMVDDVFFLLQSCCRRAAFTASINSLLAVLGGATSLLSNEFQEALQWRMREPNLGAKLFLGGVGVQKTGEEIATALNNMDVSSEYVLKLRHEVEELCAEIFHAPADREKIKSCLSELGEINASYKKILYSGLEHLVASIAPRIRPVLDTVTTVSYELDDAEYGENEVNDPWVQKLLLAVDTNVTWLQPMMTSNNYDSFVHLVIDFIVKRLEVIMMQKRFSQLGGLQLDKEVRSLINHFSEMSQRPVRDKFSRLSQMSTILNFERVSEILDFWGDNAGHLTWLLTPAEVRRVLGLRIDFRPEAISALRL; the protein is encoded by the exons ATGGCCGTGCCGTCCGCCGCGCCCACCCCGCGCTCCCCTCGCCCGGACTCATCGGCGGCCGCCGACGCTtccgccgacgccgccccgtcccTGGACTTCGGCGACCCGGCCTCCCTCGCGGCGCTCCGCGGCCTCACCGACGCCGGCGCCGCCACCCGCCTGCTCCACGAGTGCGTCGCCTACCAGCGCGCCCTCGACGCCCGCCTCGACGCGCTCCTCGCCCGCCGCCCCGACCtcgaccgcgccgccgcctccctgctcCGCTCCGCCCCGCCGCTCCTCTcgctcgccgcctccgacgccgccgcgctcagggagtcctcctcctccaccgccgccctcgccgagGCGCTCTCCTCCCGCGTCCGCCACCTCGACGCGGCCCACTCGCGCGCCGAGTCCGCCCTGGCCCGCGCCGAGGCGGCCCTCGACCGCTCCCGCGCGCTCGACGCCGCGCGCCgcgccctcgccgccgacgacctcgcggccgccgccaccgccgcgcacGAGTTCCTGGCCATCGACGCGCGGTTCCCCACCGACGACGACCTCCGCCGCGACCTGCTCGACATCAAGCGCCGCCTCGAGGGCCTCGCGCGGCGGAGGCTCTCCGCCGCGGTCGACGCCCAGGACCACCCCGCCGTGCTGCGCCTcgtgcgcctcttccccctcctcgaCCTCGCGCCCGAGGGCCTCCAGGTCTACGTCGCCTACCTCAAGAAGGTCGTCGCCCTCCGCGCCCGGGCAGACTTCGAGCACCTCACGGACCTAATCTCTGCAACCCAGCCTACCTCGGAGCGCCCTGATTTCGTTGGCTGCCTCACCCGTCTCTTCAAGGATATTGTGCTCGCTGTTGAGGAGAATGAGGCGGTGCTTCGTGAGCTACGGGGTGAGGATGGTGTCGCCTACGCCATCATCGAGCTGCAGGAGGAATGCGACTCGAGGGGCACCCAGATCCTCCGCCGCTATGCCGATTACCGGAAGCTTGCCCGTCTTTCGTCGGATATAAACTCCTATACCAAGAACCTTCTATCTGTTATGGGTTCAGTGGCCAACGCTGCAGGTGGTAGTGAAGGGCCCGACCCCAGGGAGGTTGAGATTTATCTTGAGGAAATTCTTGCGTTGACACAACTTGGTGAAGACTATACCGAGTTTATGGTGAACAAGATCCGTGGACTGAGGGATGTCAAGCCTGAACTCGGTCCGCAAGCAATGAAAGCCTTCCGTAATGGTAGCTTTAATAAAATGGAAAAGGATTTGACTGGGTATTATGTGATCTTGgaggagttcttcatggtggagaACATAAGGAAGGCCATCCAGATTGATGAGCCAGTGCCTGATGGTCTCACGACCTCAATGGTCGACGATGTGTTCTTTCTACTGCAGAGCTGCTGCCGGCGGGCAGCTTTCACTGCAAGCATCAACTCACTACTTGCTGTGCTTGGTGGGGCAACAAGCCTACTAAGCAATGAGTTCCAGGAGGCACTACAGTGGAGAATGAGGGAGCCAAACTTGGGCGCAAAGCTCTTCTTAGGTGGTGTTGGAGTTCAGAAGACCGGGGAGGAGATTGCAACTGCGCTGAACAACATGGATGTGAGCTCAGAATATGTCCTGAAGCTCCGCCATGAGGTCGAGGAGCTCTGTGCAGAG ATTTTCCATGCTCCTGCTGACCGAGAGAAGATCAAGTCCTGTTTATCGGAGCTAGGTGAAATCAACGCTTCCTACAAGAAGATCCTTTATTCTGGGCTGGAGCATTTGGTGGCATCTATTGCACCCCGCATTCGTCCTGTCCTTGACACGGTTACCACTGTCAGCTACGAGCTGGATGATGCCGAATACGGGGAAAATGAGGTGAATGACCCATGGGTGCAGAAGCTTCTCCTTGCAGTTGACACTAACGTTACATGGCTCCAGCCAATGATGACATCGAACAACTACGATTCCTTTGTCCACCTGGTCATCGACTTCATTGTCAAGAGGCTCGAGGTTATCATGATGCAGAAGAGGTTCAGCCAGCTCGGTGGCTTGCAGCTCGACAAGGAGGTTCGGTCCCTGATCAACCATTTCTCAGAGATGTCACAGAGGCCGGTCCGAGACAAGTTCTCGAGGCTTTCCCAGATGTCAACCATCCTGAACTTTGAGCGTGTATCTGAGATACTGGATTTCTGGGGTGACAATGCTGGGCATCTGACGTGGCTGTTGACACCTGCAGAGGTGAGGAGGGTCTTAGGGCTTAGGATCGACTTCAGGCCTGAAGCAATTTCTGCTTTGAGACTCTAA